A stretch of the Candidatus Desulfatibia profunda genome encodes the following:
- a CDS encoding type II toxin-antitoxin system RelE/ParE family toxin, translating to MIQSFKNQATEDIFNGVTTKAALRLCPKDIWKVASRKLDQLDSVVYLNELLIPPGNHLEALARERKGQHSIRINDQYRVCFKWTEAGPIDVEITDYH from the coding sequence ATGATACAGTCATTCAAAAATCAGGCTACTGAAGATATATTCAACGGTGTAACGACCAAAGCTGCTTTGAGGTTATGTCCTAAAGATATTTGGAAAGTTGCGTCTCGAAAACTTGATCAGCTTGATTCTGTTGTCTATCTTAACGAGTTGCTCATACCGCCTGGAAATCATTTGGAGGCGCTCGCAAGAGAACGAAAAGGTCAACATAGCATTCGCATCAATGACCAGTATCGGGTCTGTTTCAAATGGACAGAGGCGGGTCCAATTGATGTTGAAATTACAGACTACCATTGA
- a CDS encoding HigA family addiction module antidote protein, with product MIRIPTHRAPTHPGQMLSEEFLKPMGLTQRELADSIHVPYQRINEIINGRRGVTPSTALRLSKFFGVSPDFWLNLQLRWDLYFAQQAEADELNSINPLSVQNESVH from the coding sequence ATGATTAGAATACCGACTCACAGGGCGCCAACCCATCCCGGGCAGATGCTTTCTGAAGAATTTCTAAAGCCGATGGGGCTTACCCAGCGAGAATTAGCAGATTCGATACATGTGCCCTATCAGAGAATCAACGAAATCATCAACGGTCGCCGAGGAGTTACCCCCAGTACGGCATTAAGGTTGTCCAAGTTTTTTGGTGTTTCTCCTGACTTCTGGTTGAATCTTCAATTGAGGTGGGATCTTTATTTTGCTCAGCAGGCTGAAGCCGATGAATTGAATTCAATTAATCCGCTATCCGTTCAAAACGAGTCAGTCCATTAA